From a region of the Solanum stenotomum isolate F172 chromosome 2, ASM1918654v1, whole genome shotgun sequence genome:
- the LOC125854884 gene encoding uncharacterized protein LOC125854884: MDSFFSKGFKAAKCKTMLKLTIPRIKLLRNRREFQLKQMRKEIAKLLETGQEATARIRVEHIIREEKMMAAQEIVELFCELISVRLPIIEAQRECPLDLKEAISSVCFAAPRCADLPELLQVQMMFAGKYGKEFIAAATELMPECGVNRQLIELLSIRAPAPDVKMKLLKEIAEEHQLDWDPSASETELLKSHEDLLNGPTQFVSGAKVPLPKERLDEVQHSASDQVFDKQTESEADFDLDFPEVPKQPLRHSTGGVSAPEMLPFPASALSDSDEEVAKPSEDGELKSHKQDVERDELLQEKVVSKDFGSADSLSSPEEEKQFLPFMVPPPKSPPFSSTERTTTQSTQPPPTTKTKVETDVDLQDVLAAAQAAADSAERAAAAARSAASLAQVRISELTRKRSEEVPVSPSENPFYAEKQESHILEKPHLDLQRQSSNSDGIPSPLHGSPLEHQVSNIPSYDDSTVGVESPISHIHHPGQGLHQPQRLPSMDDETYYSYPNLFNATNGSNPGSRSQSFKDNIRSSHDK, encoded by the exons ATGGATTCTTTCTTCAGCAAAGGTTTCAAAGCTGCCAAATG TAAAACCATGTTGAAATTGACAATTCCTCGGATCAAACTACTGAGGAATCGTAGGGAGTTTCAGCTGAAGCAGATGAGGAAAGAAATAGCTAAGCTACTAGAGACTGGTCAGGAAGCTACTGCTCGAATTCGG GTAGAGCATATCATAAGAGAAGAGAAAATGATGGCAGCGCAGGAGATTGTTGAGCTATTCTGCGAGCTTATATCGGTTCGTCTTCCAATTATTGAAGCGCAAAG GGAATGCCCTCTAGATCTGAAAGAAGCTATTTCAAGTGTTTGTTTTGCTGCACCAAGATGTGCAGATCTTCCGGAATTGCTGCAGGTTCAGATGATGTTTGCTGGTAAATATGGGAAGGAATTCATTGCTGCTGCTACAGAGCTCATGCCAGAATGCGGAGTCAATCGCCAG TTGATAGAGTTGCTGTCTATTCGAGCTCCTGCTCCTGATGTGAAAATGAAGCTGCTAAAGGAAATTGCGGAGGAGCATCAGCTAGATTGGGATCCAAGTGCTTCTGAAACTGAGCTGTTGAAGTCACATGAGGACTTGCTG AATGGGCCCACACAATTTGTCAGTGGGGCTAAGGTGCCACTTCCCAAAGAAAGGTTGGATGAGGTGCAGCACTCTGCTTCAGATCAAGTCTTTGATAAACAAACGGAATCTGAGGCTGATTTTGACTTAGATTTTCCAGAAGTCCCTAAGCAGCCACTACGACATAGCACCGGTGGAGTTTCTGCCCCTGAAATGCTTCCTTTCCCAGCCTCTGCACTATCTGACTCCGATGAGGAGGTAGCTAAGCCTTCTGAAGACGGTGAGCTCAAATCTCACAAACAAGATGTGGAGCGAGATGAACTTTTGCAAGAGAAGGTAGTTTCAAAAGATTTTGGATCAGCTGATAGTTTATCTTCACCGGAAGAAGAGAAACAGTTTTTGCCATTCATGGTTCCCCCGCCAAAATCACCTCCATTCTCCTCAACAGAAAGAACCACAACCCAAAGTACTCAACCACCCCCTACTACAAAGACCAAAGTTGAGACTGATGTAGATTTGCAAGATGTATTGGCTGCTGCCCAAGCAGCTGCTGATTCAGCCGAACGTGCAGCTGCTGCTGCTCGCTCAGCAGCTAGCCTTGCTCAGGTTAGAATCAGCGAGCTTACCAGGAAAAGGAGCGAAGAGGTGCCTGTAAGCCCCAGTGAGAACCCCTTTTATGCTGAGAAACAAGAATCTCACATCCTAGAAAAGCCTCACTTAGACCTCCAACGCCAATCGTCAAACTCTGATGGTATCCCCAGCCCACTTCATGGCAGTCCATTGGAACATCAGGTGTCGAATATTCCTTCATACGATGATTCAACAGTGGGTGTTGAGTCTCCCATCTCCCATATTCATCATCCTGGTCAGGGTCTTCACCAACCACAGAGATTGCCTTCCATGGATGATGAAACATATTATTCATATCCAAACCTGTTTAATGCAACAAATGGCTCTAATCCTGGTTCTCGTTCACAGTCATTCAAAGATAATATCAGGTCCAGCCATGATAAGTGA